In one Alnus glutinosa chromosome 14, dhAlnGlut1.1, whole genome shotgun sequence genomic region, the following are encoded:
- the LOC133857676 gene encoding uncharacterized protein At1g10890-like, which yields MPRSLSRSPSHRRRYSPASPVPHNRHNRRSRRDRSRSRSRSPYSNSHSRRRSHSSSSRRHRSRSPSYRHRYQSPAPRRHRKQRSRSTSLSPLSKSRSPSIASAERKSATEKLKREEEEKKRLQHEEELKLLEEATARRLEDAIRQNVEERLNSEEVRLEIERRIEEGRKKLFDDVATQLDKEKEAALIEARQKEEQARKEREELDKMLEENRRRVEEAQRREALELQRKEEERYRELELIQRQKEETAWRKKLEEEEERSNQMKLLGKSKPKSKPSGIGLQ from the exons ATGCCTCGAAGTCTGTCGCGCTCGCCGTCTCACCGAAGGAGATACTCACCGGCGTCCCCAGTGCCTCACAACCGCCACAACCGAAGGAGCCGAAGGGATCGAAGCCGAAGCCGAAGTCGCTCTCCCTATTCCAATTCTCACTCCAG GCGAAGAAGTCATTCTAGTTCCTCACGTCGCCATAGAAGCCGATCACCATCCTACAGGCACCGGTATCAGTCTCCAGCACCTAGGCGGCACAGAAAACAAAGAAGTAGGAGTACCTCTTTGTCTCCTTTATCCAAGTCTCGGAGTCCAAGTATTGCTTCTGCTGAACGCAAAAGTGCCACTGAAAAACTCAAAAGagaggaggaagaaaagaagag GCTTCAACATGAGGAAGAACTAAAACTATTAGAAGAAGCAACTGCAAGAAGGCTGGAGGATGCAATTCGGCAAAATGTTGAGGAGAGGTTGAATTCTGAGGAAGTCAGGTTAGAAATAGAGAGGCGAATAGAGGAAGGTCGAAAGAAATTGTTTGATGATGTTGCAACTCAACTTGACAAAGAAAAGGAAGCTGCTCTTATTGAAGCAAGACAGAAAGAG GAACAGGCTCgtaaagagagagaagagctgGATAAGATGCTAGAAGAGAATAGGAGGAGAGTGGAAGAGGCTCAAAGAAGAGAGGCTTTAGAGCTGCAGCGGAAAGAGGAGGAACGGTACCGTGAGTTGGAGCTCATTCAAAGACAGAAAGAGGAGACTGCTTGGAGGAAAAAgctagaagaggaagaagagcgaTCAAACCAGATGAAATTGTTGGGTAAGAGTAAACCCAAGTCGAAGCCTTCTGGTATTGGTTTACAATGA